The following nucleotide sequence is from Candidatus Poseidoniia archaeon.
GAACCGGGAAAACTGGTCTGACGAAGATAAACAGAACTGGTCAAGGGATGATAAACACTGGGACCGAGAAAACTGGTCTGACGAAGAGCGTGAAGAACGCGGTGATGATGAAGCCTGTCTGACCATGGAAGAGTGGAAAGAAAGATTTGGACGAGATAAAGAAGGTCGTGACAAAGAAAACGGAACGGCTCATGACGATGAGGTATGGGAAGAGATCAGAGTCAGGATGGCTGAACTCGGAGAAGCCTGTGAAGAAGGTGACGAAGTAGCCTGTGAAGAATTAGAAGCGTTGATTCGGGGATGCGACCGCGAAAGAGACGACAGGGACGATAAAGACCGTGACGAAGAAGATAATGAAGAGCGAGAAGACTCCGACGAAGAAACAGAAGAATAAGACAAGTCCTCGGAGGGGGTCATCCTCGAGAAATACTGTTCACAAAAAATCTCGCCTCTAGTTTAGATACATCTGAAACCTGCTAGAACTGCATCACCAGCAGCAACCCGCCATACCCGGTCGCCATCAGGAACGGCGTGTCCCAGGTGTGCGGCGAGAACGCCTCGGCGAGGGTCATCGCCAGCGGGACGATGGCAAGCGCGAGCGCGAACTGCAGCGCGCTGAAGTGCGGCGCGTGCAGCGCGATAATCACGAGCCCCGTCAGCAGGATGAAGCCGCTGCCTTCGAGCGTCCGCACGTAGGTGCGGTCGGTGCCGAGCGCACGCGTGTGGTATTCGTGCCGGCCCCAGCGCACGCCAATCGGCTCCGCGAGGCCGTCACCGACGGCGTTTATCAGCAGCGGAATCATGACCAGCCCCGCGAGGCCGATTTCGCCAAAGTACCAGATGGCAGGCAGCATGACCATGAAGCCGGCGACGAACTGGCTGAAAATCCAGACCAGCGTGTAGGGGCGGTCCTCGGGCCGGTCGAAGGCTTCGAACATCAGCTGGTAGGGCGGGAAGCGGCTGCGAATCGGCTCCCAGAAAACCAGCAGCGAAAGCGTCACGATGGCGGAGCTGGTAAGCAGGTATTCGATGTCGGCAAAGGTGGCGACATCCAGCTGCCGGTCAATCGCCACCGGCAGGAAGAAAATCGCGACGTGGTTCAGCTTGCGCGTGTAATTGACCCGCACGCCGCATCGCGCCATCCAGCCCGAGGCGAGCATGATGGCGAGCAGCGCGCCCGCCTTCAGCAGCGTCGATTCAACCTGGGATGATGAGAATTCCATGCGATACCGCGCATGGTGGACCGGGCGAGATTTGAACTCGCGCCCTCCTCCATGCCAAGGAGGCGATCTTCCAGACTGATCTACCGGCCCACGCGGGCGGTCCACGAAGGGAGCGCTTTAAGGATTGCCGCTTGCGCCCTTCAGTTTTCGGGGGAGAGCGGCCGGATGGTCCACGCCACCAGCGCCACGCCCGCCAGCATTACCGCCAGCGCGCCCGTCGCCTCGAACACAGGCGCCTGCACCGCGACCGTTTCCGGCTGGAGCTCGTAGTAGCCGCTGACGTTGAACTGCTCCCCGTCGGCCATGGTCACCTGCCAGCGATACTGGAAGGTGCCGGGTTCGGGCTCCGCCGTCATGCGCCAGTCGCAGCCAGCGCCGCTGGCTGCGACCGGTCCCGGCGCTGGCTCTGCGGGCCACTCGGCGTCGTGGTCGTCAATGGGGCCGTGCAGTAGTAGCGTCGCCGACGCGACGTCGTCGCACGCGCCGCCGGGCGGCCTGAGGTGGGCGACGCGCTCGCGGCGCTGGAGTCGCACGGAGACTGGCTCGAGCAGTGGGAGCCCGCCTTCCGACCGCGGCAGCCGACCGCGAATCGCGAGCCGCTCCTGCGATTTGCGCGCGGCAGGCTGACCCGCACGGCGACCGGCGGTGCGAGCTTCGAGCATCCGCTCTTCGGCGCCGTCCCCGAAACGCTCGCCGACACCGCGCCGCTGCGGCCGTCCGGCAACGTGCGCCATGGGCTCTTCACGCTCCGCGCTGCCGGCGCGCGCGCACTGCACGGCGCGAATGAGGCGCCGCGCCAGCGCGTCGTCGTGCACGCAGACTCGGCCGAGTTCAACCAGCAGGGGCGCAACGTCTTCGGCAAGTTCGTGCTTGCGTGCGACCCCGGGTTGCGCTGCCGCGACGAATGCCTGGTGGTTACCGAGGCGGACGAGCTGGTCGCGGTCGGGAGACTGGAAATCGCGCCGGGGGAGATTGCGCTCGGCGGGCAGGGACTGGCGGTAAAAGTACGCGAAGCGGTTTAAGTAGCGGTCATCGAGAACCTGTTCTGAAATTAGAGTTTAAATGACGTGGCGCCAGGAGAGTGTTCCGAACGAACCTTTTGAGAAAAGCTTCACCAAAATTGTGAGTTCGGAATCACTGTCGGAGCGCCATGCGCCGCGGGCGGCGCATGGCGCCAGGAGAGGGATTCGAACCCCCGTGGGGAGACCCCAGTGGTTTTCGAGACCACCGCCCTACCGGACTAGGCGATCCTGGCGCGCAGGCGCCAGCAAAGGCGGATGATAAGCATTAAGCCGGAGGCGGCGGCGGCAGCGCATGCTGCCGCCGCCAAGCGTTAATCCCGTCCACCGCTGGCGTCGCATGAAGCGGCGCGTAACCGTCGGCGGCGAGGAGCGCGAGGTCAAGCTGGCGGAGGAGGCGACCGCAAGTGATTTGATCGCGGCGCTGGAGCTGCACCCGGACGGCGTGCTGGTGCTCGCCGAGGGCGAACCGCTGCGGCCAATCGCGCTCAATTCGCGCCTGCCGGAGAGGGGCGTGCGCGTGGTGCTGGTCGCCTCGGGCGGCTGAAGGCAAGGATTAAACGCTCGGAAGGGGTGCGGGGGCGAATGTCCAGCGAGAAGCAGCCGCCGGAAACCGAATCGCCCGCCCCGGTCGACCCCGAGGCGCAGGCGCCGCTGCCGGGTCACGAGCTGGGCGAGAGGCCGATTGCGTGGCGCGCGCGTCAGGAAGAGGTGCTGGTCAAGGTCAGCCGGCGCGAGAAGGACGAAATTGACTTCGTCGTCGACGCCTTCTGGATATTCGTCGCACGCGTCCGCGCCGCCTCGCGGCCGCTACTGGCGCTGGGTGTGCTGCTAATCCTGCTCGGCGTCAGTCTCGCGGGCTGGCCTCAGGCGGCGCTCGGGCAGGACCGCAGTGGCTACTGGTACGTGGCCGCGGTCGACCACGGCAGCCTCGCGCGCTACACCACCGACGGCGACTATCCCGACTTCGCGCCCGGCGACACTTTCCTGCTGCAGGGCAACATCGAGTCCATCGAGTATTACGCCCCGCTCGAGGAGGCGGGCTGGCCACAACTGGTTCCGGCGCCGCAAGCGGCCGACGGGACCATGCTGGCGAACGGCTCGCTCGAGTCGCTCTTCGGCCAGTCATCGAGTGCGGCGGCCAACTACTCGAGTGCACGACTGGTGCGGCAGCAATACTTCAGCAATCTCTCTGTCAGCGGGTTCCTGTTCAACGAAGTGGACTTCGAGGATGTCGTCTTCGAGAACGTCGTCTTCGAGTATGGCTTCTTCATCAACTGCGACTTCGAGCGTGTCGCCTTCCACAACGTCACGATTCGCGGCTCGGTGTTCTCGCACGTCGTGCTCTCCGAAGTGCTATTGCAGAACTCGGTCTTCGAAGAGGCGCGACTGGAACATGCTGCCGTGGACCAGATGGTGGTTCGCAGCACGGTCTGGGAAAGCACCGTCAGCCTCCAGAGCAGCTTGCGCGGAATCAAGTTCGACCATGCGCAGCTGACCAACGGCAGCTTCCAGAAATCGCAGCTGGACGTGGTGCTGTTCCAGCAGACGCGCGTCACCAACTTCACGCTGCTCAACACGCCGGTCACCAACGTCGCCGACGGAGAGGAGCTGGGTTACACCTACATGACCCTCCGCGGCGCCACGGTCCGTGCAGCGGGAAATCTGGAGCAGCGGCTACCAGTCGGCGCCTCAATCTACATGGACGTCACAGTCATCGCTGAAGGTAGCGGTGCCGGGTCGGTCGCCAACTCGACCTGGGTTGCCGGCAACGTCACAGGCGAGGGATTCACGACGCCTTTCGGCGAGCAGCCGGTCAACCTCAGCCGCGAACTGCTGGTGGTTGAGCCCGAGGTGGTGCGGCCCACCTTCTGGTGGTCGGTCGGCTTCAACTCATTCGTGCTGGCGGGCGCGATGCTGCTGGTCTACGCTGTCGGTGGCCATGCGGTAATTCTGGCGGTGACGCGCTTCAGCATGCCGATACTCGCCACCGCGGGCGGATTCCTGCTGCTTTTCCTCGCCATTCCAACCCGCGACTTCCTGCTGGTTTCGCAGCTGATGCTGCTCTACTTCGTCCCGCCACTCGGCAAGGGGACCGTCATCCCACTCGGGATTGCGGCCGGAATCAACCCATGGGTGCTGGCGCTGGCAACCGCCTTCGTCGACATCATGGTCGGCATCTTCCTGGCGTGGAATTTCGACCTTGCGCGTAAGATTCCGTTCGTCGGCGGCGGCATCCGCCGGGTGCAGGCCAAGGGCCACGAAATCATGACCGCGCAGCCGTGGATTGAGCGGCTGGCGTTCGCCGGCATCATGCTCTTCGTGATGTTCCCGTTCCAGGGCTCCGGCTCGGTCGGCGGCACCCTGCTCGGCCGCTCGATGTCGATGACCCCCTACCGCATCCTCTCGGCCGTGGCGATTGGGGGCGTCCTCGGGTCGTTCATCATTTCCGCCTCAATTGTCTTCGGCCTCGGGCTCGCCGGGCAGATGAGCACTTACGGATTGCTGATTGCACTGGTGGTGGCGCTGATTATTGTCACCCTCTGGTACACCTTCCGCCACTGGGACGAGCTGAGCCTCGACGAGTTCCAGGAGGCGCTGGGGCTCCACCGCGAGGGCATCATCGGCGCCCCGGTCGGCGCCGCGGCCGACCTTGCGGGCGCGGCGACCAGCGGCGTCTTCCGCGCCGTCGAGGGGACCGGACAGGTCATCTCGAAGACCACCGCGACCGTGCTCGACACATTCCTGCCCGAGAGCGAGCGGGAGACGCCGTCCGCCGACAAGCCCGAAGGCGAAACGGAGGACGAGGGGTGACGCGTTCGCTGGTCACTGGCGGCGCCGGCTTCATCGGCTCGCACCTCGTTGGCGCGCTGGTCGCGCGGGGCGACCGCGTCAGCGTGCTCGACAACCTCTCGTCGGGGAGCCTCGACTTCCTGGTGGGCGTGCGCGACGCCATCGAGTTCCATCAGCTGGACCTGCTCGACGAGGAGTTCGACGCGCTGCTCGACGGAATAGACATAGTCTGGCACCTTTCGGCCAACCCCGAGGTGCGCACCGGCATCGACGCGCCCGAAGTCATGTTCCGGCAGAACGTCGACGCAACGCGCTGCGTGCTGGCGGCGATGGCGCGCTGCGGAGTGCGCGACATTGTTTTCACGTCGACCTCGACCGTCTACGGCGAGGCGAGCGTCGTGCCGACTCCCGAGGAATACGAGCCGCTGGCACCGATTTCGGCCTACGGCCAGAGCAAGCTCGCGGCGGAGCAGCTCATCGAGCGCTTCTGCGAGGAGGAGGGCGGGCGCGCCATCTCGTTCCGCTTCGCCAACTGCGTCGGCCCGCGCAGCAACCACGGCGTCACCTTCGATTTCTTCCACAAGTTGCGCGCCGATTCCGGGGCGCTGGAAATCCTCGGCGACGGAAAGCAGTTCAAGTCCTACTTCCACGTCGCCGACTGCATCGCCGGGATGCTCGCGGTCGCGCCCGTCGCGGCGTGCGCCGCCGGCGGCTTCGCCGCGCTCAACGTCGGCTCGGAGGACGGCATCGACGTCGTGACGGTGGCCGACGCAGTCTGCGAGGCGCTCGGCCTCGACGGAGTCGAGTACAGCTTCACCGGCGGCGTCGACGGCGGACGCGGCTGGAAGGGCGACGTGAAGCGGATGCTGCTGGCAATCGAGCGGCTGCGCGGCTTCGGCTGGGCGCCGCAGTTCGGCAGCCGCGCTGCCATCTATGATACGGCGCGCTGGCTGGACGAAAACTATTAAGGTGAAAGCCCGCAGCCGGGCCGGCGCTCCCGTGGTGTAGTCCGGCCCATCATCTCGGCCTCTCGAGCCGAACACCCGGGTTCGAATCCCGGCGGGAGCACCACGCGCTTTTGTCGGCCGGCAAAGCCGGCCGCAAAACCTTGACCAAAACATAACATCACGCTGCTTACGGTTGCGGAATGGTTGCGAAAAAAGTAATCCTTGCGGCAGCCTTTTATCACGCCTGAGTTCGGCGGCGCTCCATGGCTGAGTGGCGCATTCTGGTGGCCGACGAGGTCGCTCCCGAAGGGGTCGAATTGCTGCGCTCCGCGGCGCAGGTGAGCGTGCACGCCGGCCTGTCGGAGGCGGAGCTGCGCGCGGCGCTGCCGGGCTGCCACGCGCTGGTGGTGCGGTCGGCGACGAAGGTGACCGCGCGCGCGCTGGAGGCGGCCGACTCGCTGGTGGTCATCGGGCGCGCCGGGATTGGCGTCGACAGCATCGACGTGGCGGCGGCGACGGAGCGCGGCATCGCGGTAATGAACACGCCCGAGTCGGGCGCCGTCACGACCGCCGAGCATACGCTGGCGATGATTATGGCGCTCGCGCGGCGCATCCCGCTCGGCGACCGGCTGCTGCGTGAGGGCGACTGGGCCAAGCCGCGGCTGGTCGGCATCGAGCTGCGCGGCAAGACGCTCGGCGTCGTCGGGCTGGGGCGCATCGGCCGCGTCGTGGCCGACCGCGCGCTGGGGCTGAAGATGCGGGTGCTGGCGCACGACCCGTTTCTCAAGGAGCCGCCCGAAGGGGTCCAGCTGGTCTCGTTCGAGCGCTGCCTGGCCGAGAGCGAAATCGTGACGCTGCACGCGCCACTGGTCGCCAAAACGCGCCATCTCATGAACGCGGCGGCGTTCGCGCAGATGCAGCCGGGAGCGCGGCTGGTCAACTGCGCGCGCGGCGGGCTGGTCGATGAGGCGGCGTTGCAGGCGGCGCTCGAGAGCGGCCACCTGGCGGGCGCGGCGCTCGACGTCTATGACCGCGAGCCGCTCGACGAAGCGCATCCGCTGCTGGGGCTCGACAACGTCATCCTGACACCGCATCTGGGCGCTTCAACGCGCGAGGCGAAGGTGGCGGTGGTGACCGACCTGGCGCAGCAAATCCTGACCTGTCTCGAGACCGGGCTGGTGCTCAATGGCATCAACGTGCCGCACGTGCCCGCGGGCGAGGCGCAGTTCCTGGCGCCGTTCCTGAAGCTGGCAGAGCGGCTGGGGGCGCTGCTGGTGCAGGCGTTCCCCGGCTCGCTCACGGCGCTGAAGGTGACGACGCAGGGCGACCTGGCGCAGGCGGGGCAGCGACCGGTACAGGTCGCTGCCCTTGCTGGCGCGCTGCGGCCGCTCGCCGAAGGGGCGGTAACGCAGGTCAACGCCGAAAAGCTGGCCGGAGAGATGGACGTGGCGCTTAGCGGTGGGCAGGACCGGCTCAAGCGCGATTTCGTCAACCTGCTGCGCATCGAGGCCGAGATTGACGGCGGGACGCACTTCGCGTCGGGGACGCTCATCGGGCGACGGCACCTGCGGATGGTCGAGCTGGACGCTTTCCTGCTCGACGCCATCCCCGAAGGCGAGCTGCTGCTGACCTGGCATCAGGACCGCCCCGGGATGCTCGGTCGCATCGGCACGCTGCTCGGCGAGCACGGCGTCAACATCTCGCGGCTGCAACTCGGCCGCCACGACGGCGGTGCCCTGGCAATCTACAACCTTGACGCGCCACTCAACGAGGGCGTGCGCAATGCCCTGGCCGCGGTCGACGGCATCGGCCGAATACGTACCGTCTCGCTGCCTGACTGATGCGCTTCACCCACGTCTGCTTTGACTGCGACTCGACACTCTCGCAAATCGAGGGCATCGACTGGCTCGCGGCGCAGGCGGGCGCCGACGTTGCGGCGCTGACCCGTCAGGCGATGGAGGGGGAGCTGCCGCTCGAAGAGGTTTACGCTCGCCGGCTGGAGCTGGTGCGGCCCAAGCGCGAGGCGCTCAGCAGGCTGGGCGACGTCTACGTCACCGCGCTGGTCGATGGTGCAGCCGAAGCGGTCGCCGCGCTGGGGGCGGCGGGGGTCGCAGTACACCTGGTCTCGGCCGGCCTGCAACAGGCGCTGCTGCCGCTGGCCGCTGCTCTGGGCGTGCCGCCGGAACGGCTGCACGCAGTCGAACTACGGTTCGACCGCGACGGCAACTACGCGGGCTTCGAGGCGGGGCCGCTCACCCGCAGCGGCGGCAAGCGCGAGGTGGTCGCGACCATCATGGCCGACGGCGGCGCCTGCGCCTTCGTCGGCGACGGCATCACCGACCTGGAGACGCGCGACGACGTCGCCATGTTCATCGGCTTCGGCGGCGTCGTACGGCGGCGTGCGGTCGAGGCGGCGTGCGAGCATTACATTACGGAGCTGCGGGAATTGCCGGCGATGCTGCTGGAGAGCGCGTGATCTGGAATTTCGGCCCCGGGCCAGCGCTACTGCCCGACACGGTGCGTGAGCGCTGCGCGGCGGCGCTGCTCGACTACGAGGACGGCATCGGCATCGGCGAAACCAGCCACCGCAGTCCCGCCTTCACGCGCATCATCGAGGACGCCGAGCGCCGCGTGCGCGAGCTGCTGGGCGCGGGCGACGAGTTCGCGGTGCTGTTCCTGCCGGGGGGCGCGAGCCTGCAGTTCAGCATGCTCCCCGCCAGCTTCCTGCGCACGCGGGGCGACTACGTCGTCACCGGTAGCTGGGCGCAGAAGGCGGCCGACGCGGGCGCGCAGTATGGCGAGACGCGCGTTGTCGCCAGCAGCGCGGTGACGAACTTCGACCGCATCCCCGACGGCTGGGTGTCGGCCGGTGCTGACTACCTGCACATCTGCGCTAACAACACCATCGCCGGGACGCAGTGGCGCGACTTCCCGCAGCATCCTTGCCTGCTCGCCGATATGAGCTCAGAAATCATGTCGCGGCCGCTCGCCATGCACGACTTCGGAGCGATTTACGCTGGCGCGCAGAAAAATCTCGGCCTTGCCGGTGTGACGCTGGTCGTGCTGCGCCGCGACCTGCTCGCGACCGCGCGCGAGGGGCAGCCGCCGATGCTCGACTACAACCTGCACGCCACGAAGGGGAGCCGGCTCAACACGCCGCCGACTTTCGCCATCTTCGCACTGCGCGAGACGCTGCGCTGGGTGCAGCGCGAGGGCGGCCTGCCGGAGATGGCGCGCCGCTGCGAGCAGCGCAGCGGCGCGCTCTACGAAACAATCGACTCCAGCGACCGTTTCTACCGCTCACCCATCGCGCACGAGCGCGACCGCAGTCGGCTCAACGTCGTCTTCCGGCTCCCCACGGAAGAACTGGAGGCGCAGTTCCTGCGAGCGGCCGCAGAGCGCGGGATGGTGGGGCTGCGCGGCCACCGCTCGGTCGGCGGCGTCCGCGCCAGCATGTACAACGCGATGCCGCAGGCAGGCGCCGAGGCGCTCGCGGCGCTGATGCGCGAGTTCGCCGCCGGTGCGGTGGGGCCGTAATACCTAATTAGCCGCGACCTTCGCGCCGCGTGGGCGAAGAGGCGCGGTTGCGACACGTGGCGGTCGCGGTCGAATCCATCGATAGCGCGCTGCCGCTGTGGGAAGCGCTGGGGCTGGAGCTGCGGCACACCGAGGACGTTCCCAGCGAGGGAGTGCGCACTGCACACCTGTCGGCCGGCGGTGCCGAGGTGGAGCTGCTCGAGCCGCTCGCGGACGGTTCTCCCGTCGGCCGCTTTCTCGAGCGGCAGGGGCCGGGGCTGCACCACGTCGCGCTCGAGGTCCCTGATTTAGCGGCGGCGCTGCAACGTTGCAGCGCCGCTGGGCTGGAGCCGCTGGGCGGCGCGGCGCGCGACGGCGCCGAGGGGACGCGCGTCGCGTTCTTCCACCCGCGCGACACTGGGGGGGTGCTGCTGGAACTGGTCGAGCCCGCCCCCAAACCGGTTTAACCGCGGTACCGTGTGCAGAGCCGTTCCCGCATGACAAAAGTAAGGACGTCACCGTATCGGCAGCCGCCGACCCCCGAAGGGCTGCGCGCTATCGAAGAGGGGACGCTCGATTACTTCGACCCCGAAATGTACTCCAACTTCAACACCGAGGTGCTGGAGGAGTATCTCGAGGAGAAGTCGCGCACCGAAGGCTTTGGCTCGACGACCTGGAAATGGGACCAGATTATGCTGGGGCTGGTCATCGGCATCCTGTTCGCGGTCATCAACCAGTACGTCGGGCTCAAGGTCGGGATGATCGTCTCCGGCTCGTGGTACGTCGCCTACCTTACGGCGATGGCGCTGCGCTGGACCCCGGGCGAGGTGAACCTCTCCGCCTCCGCTTCGACCGGCGCCTCAATGGTCTGCACCGGTTTCGTGTTTACGTATCCTGCCATCTATCTGCTCGCCTACTCCTCGAAATACCGCCTGCCAGACGGCAGCCACCTCATTGACGCCTCGCTGCTGCTGCCCGAGTCGTGGGTACTGGCGGGAGTGGCGCTGGTGGCCTCAATCCTGGGCGGGATGCTGGGCGTGCTCTACTTCATCATCTTTCGGAGAGTGTGGCTGGTCGAGGACCCGCTGCCGCTGCCGGGCTTCGAAGCCAATGTAAAATTGATGGACATCGCGCGCGAGACCTCAACCGGCTCGGTCGAGAGCGCCCGCCACTCAATCTGGCTGGTCGGCATCTCGACCCTGCTGGTCGGCATCTTCACTTTCCTGCGCGACTTCCCGGTCTTCGCCACCGGCGCGGTTGACGCCGCAGGCGACCCGATTCGCACCTCGGTGCTCGACAAGGGAGCGCACGGACTGGGGGTCGAACGCTACTACGAAGGCGGCGACCTGATGGTGCCGTTCGATTCGGGAATCACCAACTACACCTGGCTCGGCTTCGAGTTCACGCCGCTGATGGGCGCCATCGGCTGGTTCATGAAATTCCGTGTCGCAATGCTGGTGAGCCTCGGGACGTTTTTCACGTGGTTTGTCGTGACGCCGATGGCATTCGCCCTCGATTATCCCTTTTATTACCCGGTCGACGGGCTCTACCACGCCGTCTCCGCCTATCCTGCGGCGTCGCTGAAGTCGTACGCCTACGTTGCGCGCCCGATGGCGATTGGTGCCATCCTGGGCGGCGGCATCACGGCGCTGCTGAAGATGGCGCCGGTCTTCCGCACCACCGCGGCGGACGTTATCGCCATCTTTGCCGGCGGCGATGACGTCGCGCGGCGAGACTACGTCGAAGGCGAAGGCTGGTACGAGTGGCCGGTGACGCATATCCCCGTCATGCTGGTGGTGACGCTGGTCGGGATTACGCTGGTATTCGCGACCGAGTTCGGCTTCATCCCCTCCTTTGTTTTCGCGCTGGTGCTCTGCCTCACGACTTTCGCGCTGGGCGCGATTGCCGTCAAGGTAATGGGCGAGACCAGCATCGAACCCGTATCGGGCACTTCGTTCATCGTACTGCTGATGCTGGTGCTGATTTTCAAGAACCTGCTCGGGCTGCCCGCTAGCGACGCAGCGCTGCTCTCGCTGGTCGGCACGACCGTCTTCGGCGGCGCGATTTCGATGTCGGGAACCGTGATTGGCGACTACAAGGCGGCGCTCTATGTCGGCAACCGCCCGATGCACATCATGAAGACCGAACTGGTCGGCATCATCCCCGGCACGATTGTTTCGGCGCTGTTTGCGGGAATCCTCTCGCTGGCGCTGGCACGCGGGGAGCTGGTACTCTACGCGCCACAGGCGAATGCCTTCGCGGCCTTCGCACAAATCATGCTCGGCGGCGAGACGCCGTGGCAGCTGCTCTCGCTCGGTTTCGGCATCGGCGTCTTCATGGAGCTGCTGACCGGGATGGGGACCGCCTTCGGGCTGGGGATGTACCTGCCGATGGTGGTGACGCTGCCGATGGTCGTCGGCGGGGCGCTGCGCGACCTGTGGGAGCTGAAAGTGCTGGAGCCGGCGGTCGAGCGCGAAGGGCTCGGCGAGAAGGGGCGCACGCTGAAGCTGCTCAACACCTACATGATTGCGACCGGGCTGATTGTGGGTGAGGCGCTGATGGGGACCGTGCTCGCCATCTACTACGTGCTGCCGCTACTGGGCGGGGGCTAACCTCTTATAAGAGCCGGTCTTCGAGCCGCTCCGGGGCAGCGCATGGCGAAAGAAGAGTACGAGACACCGCTGATTGACGCCTACAACCGCACCCACTTGGACGTATTGCACGAGGATGGTAGCTGGTACCATCCTTTCCTGCCCACGGGAGTCTTCATGGAAGACCTCGGGCCAGTCATCGAGGAGCAGCTGGTCAAGACCTATAACGAATGCGAGCGGGAGGCGGAAAAATACTTCGAGGAACGCGTGCGCGAGCGCTTCGCCTCGGTCTTCGCTGACGCCAACCCGGTTGACCTGCGCGGGCTGCTGCCGAAGAAGCCTCCGGTCGAGTGGGCCGAGCTCCCGGTAGAGGTGCAGCGAGAACTGCAGAATGTCCACGACGCTGCTCAGGAAGAAGGAATTACCGAGAGAACGTTGAAAAAGCGGGTCCGCCAGTACCTTATCGACCAGTATATTATCGAGGATTGATCGTGGCGGACGAAAAAATGAAACCGAAGAGGGTGATGCTGGACCCCCGCGGCGGCCGTCCGCGCGAGAAATCCAGAACCCATATTGAGGGGCTGGACCGCATCCTCAACGGCGGCATTCCCATTGGCAACACTACCCTGCTGGCGGGCACTGTCGGCTCGGGGAAAACCACGCTGGCGATGGAATACCTGATTAACGGCGCCAAGCGGGGCGAGAATACCTGTTACATCTCGGTCACCGAGCCCTCTTCCAAAATGCTTGAGAACCTGCGTACCTACGGCTTTTTCGAAGACTCGCTGGTTACTGAGGGGAAACTGAACGTCTTCGACCTCGGGATTATCAATGACCGGCTGGGAGTCGAGCGGCTCGATGGTTCCTACACTTCCAAGGACATGGAGGCACTGCTGGGGGCGTTCGAGGATATCGTCGATGAGCTCCAGATTACGCGACTGGTGATTGACTCGATTACCGCCATTTGCTA
It contains:
- a CDS encoding pseudouridine synthase gives rise to the protein MGDALAALESHGDWLEQWEPAFRPRQPTANREPLLRFARGRLTRTATGGASFEHPLFGAVPETLADTAPLRPSGNVRHGLFTLRAAGARALHGANEAPRQRVVVHADSAEFNQQGRNVFGKFVLACDPGLRCRDECLVVTEADELVAVGRLEIAPGEIALGGQGLAVKVREAV
- the mce gene encoding methylmalonyl-CoA epimerase; the protein is MGEEARLRHVAVAVESIDSALPLWEALGLELRHTEDVPSEGVRTAHLSAGGAEVELLEPLADGSPVGRFLERQGPGLHHVALEVPDLAAALQRCSAAGLEPLGGAARDGAEGTRVAFFHPRDTGGVLLELVEPAPKPV
- the serA gene encoding phosphoglycerate dehydrogenase → MAEWRILVADEVAPEGVELLRSAAQVSVHAGLSEAELRAALPGCHALVVRSATKVTARALEAADSLVVIGRAGIGVDSIDVAAATERGIAVMNTPESGAVTTAEHTLAMIMALARRIPLGDRLLREGDWAKPRLVGIELRGKTLGVVGLGRIGRVVADRALGLKMRVLAHDPFLKEPPEGVQLVSFERCLAESEIVTLHAPLVAKTRHLMNAAAFAQMQPGARLVNCARGGLVDEAALQAALESGHLAGAALDVYDREPLDEAHPLLGLDNVILTPHLGASTREAKVAVVTDLAQQILTCLETGLVLNGINVPHVPAGEAQFLAPFLKLAERLGALLVQAFPGSLTALKVTTQGDLAQAGQRPVQVAALAGALRPLAEGAVTQVNAEKLAGEMDVALSGGQDRLKRDFVNLLRIEAEIDGGTHFASGTLIGRRHLRMVELDAFLLDAIPEGELLLTWHQDRPGMLGRIGTLLGEHGVNISRLQLGRHDGGALAIYNLDAPLNEGVRNALAAVDGIGRIRTVSLPD
- a CDS encoding small multi-drug export protein, coding for MSSEKQPPETESPAPVDPEAQAPLPGHELGERPIAWRARQEEVLVKVSRREKDEIDFVVDAFWIFVARVRAASRPLLALGVLLILLGVSLAGWPQAALGQDRSGYWYVAAVDHGSLARYTTDGDYPDFAPGDTFLLQGNIESIEYYAPLEEAGWPQLVPAPQAADGTMLANGSLESLFGQSSSAAANYSSARLVRQQYFSNLSVSGFLFNEVDFEDVVFENVVFEYGFFINCDFERVAFHNVTIRGSVFSHVVLSEVLLQNSVFEEARLEHAAVDQMVVRSTVWESTVSLQSSLRGIKFDHAQLTNGSFQKSQLDVVLFQQTRVTNFTLLNTPVTNVADGEELGYTYMTLRGATVRAAGNLEQRLPVGASIYMDVTVIAEGSGAGSVANSTWVAGNVTGEGFTTPFGEQPVNLSRELLVVEPEVVRPTFWWSVGFNSFVLAGAMLLVYAVGGHAVILAVTRFSMPILATAGGFLLLFLAIPTRDFLLVSQLMLLYFVPPLGKGTVIPLGIAAGINPWVLALATAFVDIMVGIFLAWNFDLARKIPFVGGGIRRVQAKGHEIMTAQPWIERLAFAGIMLFVMFPFQGSGSVGGTLLGRSMSMTPYRILSAVAIGGVLGSFIISASIVFGLGLAGQMSTYGLLIALVVALIIVTLWYTFRHWDELSLDEFQEALGLHREGIIGAPVGAAADLAGAATSGVFRAVEGTGQVISKTTATVLDTFLPESERETPSADKPEGETEDEG
- a CDS encoding NAD-dependent epimerase/dehydratase family protein, producing the protein MTRSLVTGGAGFIGSHLVGALVARGDRVSVLDNLSSGSLDFLVGVRDAIEFHQLDLLDEEFDALLDGIDIVWHLSANPEVRTGIDAPEVMFRQNVDATRCVLAAMARCGVRDIVFTSTSTVYGEASVVPTPEEYEPLAPISAYGQSKLAAEQLIERFCEEEGGRAISFRFANCVGPRSNHGVTFDFFHKLRADSGALEILGDGKQFKSYFHVADCIAGMLAVAPVAACAAGGFAALNVGSEDGIDVVTVADAVCEALGLDGVEYSFTGGVDGGRGWKGDVKRMLLAIERLRGFGWAPQFGSRAAIYDTARWLDENY
- the serC gene encoding 3-phosphoserine/phosphohydroxythreonine transaminase, giving the protein MIWNFGPGPALLPDTVRERCAAALLDYEDGIGIGETSHRSPAFTRIIEDAERRVRELLGAGDEFAVLFLPGGASLQFSMLPASFLRTRGDYVVTGSWAQKAADAGAQYGETRVVASSAVTNFDRIPDGWVSAGADYLHICANNTIAGTQWRDFPQHPCLLADMSSEIMSRPLAMHDFGAIYAGAQKNLGLAGVTLVVLRRDLLATAREGQPPMLDYNLHATKGSRLNTPPTFAIFALRETLRWVQREGGLPEMARRCEQRSGALYETIDSSDRFYRSPIAHERDRSRLNVVFRLPTEELEAQFLRAAAERGMVGLRGHRSVGGVRASMYNAMPQAGAEALAALMREFAAGAVGP
- a CDS encoding HAD-IB family phosphatase, coding for MRFTHVCFDCDSTLSQIEGIDWLAAQAGADVAALTRQAMEGELPLEEVYARRLELVRPKREALSRLGDVYVTALVDGAAEAVAALGAAGVAVHLVSAGLQQALLPLAAALGVPPERLHAVELRFDRDGNYAGFEAGPLTRSGGKREVVATIMADGGACAFVGDGITDLETRDDVAMFIGFGGVVRRRAVEAACEHYITELRELPAMLLESA